The Myxococcota bacterium genome has a segment encoding these proteins:
- a CDS encoding CDP-alcohol phosphatidyltransferase family protein: protein MEHPGPVDAPSGSPREAAPRWRTRANALTAVRLAAAPACALAIASGAHGAAFALFWLAVATDLVDGRVARRYGEASPLGGLLDHATDATFASLGLLAVALRGEAPLALPALVAAAFVQYVVDSRATRGRALRASALGRWNGIAYFALLGVPVVRDGLGLGWPPAGLVHALGLALVATTLASMLDRALAARRAR from the coding sequence GTGGAGCACCCGGGCCCCGTCGATGCGCCGAGCGGGTCGCCGCGCGAAGCGGCGCCGCGCTGGCGCACGCGCGCGAACGCGCTCACGGCCGTGCGGCTCGCGGCCGCGCCCGCGTGCGCGCTCGCGATCGCGAGCGGCGCACACGGCGCGGCGTTCGCGCTCTTCTGGCTCGCAGTCGCGACCGACCTCGTCGACGGGCGCGTCGCGCGCCGCTACGGCGAGGCATCGCCGCTCGGCGGGCTCCTCGACCACGCCACCGACGCGACGTTCGCGTCGCTCGGCCTGCTCGCCGTGGCGCTGCGCGGCGAGGCGCCGCTCGCGCTGCCGGCGCTCGTCGCGGCGGCGTTCGTGCAGTACGTCGTCGACTCGCGCGCGACGCGGGGGCGCGCGCTGCGCGCGAGCGCGCTCGGGCGCTGGAACGGCATCGCCTACTTCGCGCTGCTCGGGGTTCCCGTCGTGCGCGACGGGCTCGGCCTCGGGTGGCCGCCCGCGGGCCTCGTGCACGCCCTCGGGCTCGCGCTCGTCGCGACGACGCTCGCCTCGATGCTCGACCGCGCGCTCGCCGCGCGCCGCGCTCGTTAG
- a CDS encoding NAD(P)H-binding protein, protein MPVLVTGANGHLGRALLERADDGARFRAAVRSQRAAAQLEALPASARPPVALVDYADEAAMREAARGCEAVVHLVGILKEAKGASYRDAHEESCRVLARAAAAAGVRRIVYLSIVGSRPGARNACLASKGAAEETLLAGAVPATILRVPMVLGRGDYAASALRRQALAPRARLVGGGRTLQQPIDARDVVDAILAAAADTGDERAALDLGGPECLPHRELVARAARALGRPAPRIASVPLALARAFAAAAGALLANPPITSAMLGVLQHDDRVDPQPACARLGIALTPLDDTLAHCLRADDAAPAPETR, encoded by the coding sequence ATGCCCGTCCTCGTCACCGGCGCGAACGGCCACCTCGGACGCGCGCTCCTCGAACGGGCGGACGACGGCGCGCGCTTCCGCGCCGCCGTGCGGTCGCAGCGCGCGGCCGCGCAGCTCGAAGCGCTCCCCGCGAGCGCGCGCCCGCCCGTCGCGCTCGTCGACTACGCGGACGAAGCGGCGATGCGCGAGGCCGCGCGCGGCTGCGAGGCCGTCGTCCACCTCGTCGGCATCCTCAAGGAGGCGAAGGGCGCGAGCTACCGCGACGCGCACGAGGAGAGCTGCCGCGTGCTCGCGCGCGCGGCGGCCGCGGCCGGCGTGCGGCGCATCGTGTACCTGAGCATCGTCGGCTCGCGGCCCGGCGCGCGCAACGCGTGCCTCGCGTCGAAGGGCGCGGCCGAGGAGACGCTGCTCGCGGGCGCGGTACCGGCCACGATCCTGCGCGTGCCGATGGTGCTCGGGCGCGGCGACTACGCGGCTTCCGCGCTGCGACGCCAGGCGCTCGCGCCACGCGCGCGCCTCGTCGGCGGCGGCCGCACGCTGCAGCAGCCGATCGACGCGCGCGACGTCGTCGACGCGATCCTCGCCGCGGCGGCCGACACGGGCGACGAGCGCGCCGCGCTCGACCTCGGCGGCCCCGAGTGCCTGCCGCACCGCGAGCTCGTGGCGCGCGCGGCGCGCGCGCTCGGCCGCCCGGCGCCGCGCATCGCGTCCGTGCCGCTCGCGCTCGCGCGCGCGTTCGCCGCCGCCGCGGGCGCGCTGCTCGCGAACCCGCCGATCACGAGCGCGATGCTCGGCGTCCTGCAACACGACGACCGCGTCGACCCGCAGCCCGCGTGCGCGCGGCTCGGCATCGCGCTCACGCCGCTCGACGACACGCTCGCCCACTGCCTGCGCGCCGACGACGCCGCGCCGGCCCCGGAGACGCGATGA
- a CDS encoding alpha/beta fold hydrolase, producing MQRMLSLASAGALVLLLGLLLRLAAQQAEGPTHVDLRIAEWTPATLYLPPRPGARAFGLPEPAPEGERPMAVVLAHGFASDRANMSPLARSLANAGYAVLALDLAGHGENRRAGGFRAARSHPKSDFHDELEAAVDYLRASPLVDGARIAVMGHSMGAGAALGYASWDPTIDGAVMIAGGWRIAGPHAPANALFVYAEGDRRELHDGVKRLASRLAGGASLADGEVHGDFANGTAVAHVMVAGASHVGIVADDAAVREIVRWLDAIDGRDRAQPAGLDDPRRATAALGALLAVLVLPGLGLACARLAPGDALGARAPAAPARPGDAPAGAVELGVLVVSLVAALPAIALGSPLPALSLEIGELAVPYLTIAGALALAGLAALGRLDVRALVREPAAALAAGAAGGVALLLLLAPLGCVFHGLALTPARAAIALACAALLLPAFLALEGGVRRGGLARGVALSLAGRLLVVGALAAATALGVLPRVVSLMLPILGSFLLVLELPCAAMRAGGGRALLAASFQAVVLGWVLAAVLPVSV from the coding sequence ATGCAACGCATGCTCTCGCTCGCGAGCGCCGGCGCGCTCGTGCTGCTGCTCGGCCTCCTGCTCCGGCTCGCCGCGCAGCAGGCCGAGGGCCCCACCCACGTCGACCTGCGCATCGCGGAGTGGACGCCCGCGACGCTCTACCTGCCGCCGCGTCCCGGCGCGCGCGCGTTCGGCCTGCCCGAGCCCGCGCCCGAAGGCGAGCGCCCGATGGCGGTCGTGCTCGCGCACGGCTTCGCGTCCGACCGCGCGAACATGAGCCCGCTCGCGCGTTCGCTCGCGAACGCCGGCTACGCCGTGCTCGCGCTCGACCTCGCCGGCCACGGCGAGAACCGCCGCGCGGGCGGCTTCCGCGCCGCGCGCTCGCACCCGAAGAGCGACTTCCACGACGAGCTCGAGGCGGCGGTCGACTACCTGCGCGCGAGCCCGCTCGTCGACGGTGCGCGCATCGCGGTGATGGGCCACTCGATGGGCGCAGGCGCCGCGCTCGGCTACGCGTCGTGGGACCCGACGATCGACGGCGCCGTGATGATCGCGGGCGGCTGGCGCATCGCGGGCCCGCACGCGCCCGCGAACGCGCTCTTCGTCTACGCCGAGGGCGACCGGCGCGAGCTCCACGACGGCGTGAAGCGCCTGGCGTCGCGGCTCGCGGGCGGCGCGTCGCTCGCGGACGGCGAAGTGCACGGCGACTTCGCGAACGGAACGGCGGTCGCGCACGTCATGGTCGCGGGCGCGAGCCACGTCGGCATCGTGGCCGACGATGCGGCCGTGCGCGAGATCGTGCGCTGGCTCGACGCGATCGACGGGCGCGACCGCGCGCAGCCCGCGGGCCTCGACGACCCGCGGCGCGCGACGGCCGCTCTCGGCGCGCTGCTCGCCGTGCTCGTGCTGCCGGGGCTCGGGCTCGCGTGCGCGCGCCTCGCGCCGGGCGATGCGCTCGGCGCGCGCGCGCCCGCCGCGCCCGCGCGGCCGGGCGACGCGCCCGCCGGCGCCGTCGAGCTCGGCGTGCTCGTCGTCTCGCTCGTCGCCGCGCTTCCCGCGATCGCGCTCGGCTCGCCGCTGCCCGCGCTCTCGCTCGAGATCGGCGAGCTCGCCGTTCCCTACCTGACGATCGCGGGCGCGCTCGCGCTCGCGGGGCTCGCCGCGCTCGGCCGCCTCGACGTGCGCGCGCTCGTGCGCGAGCCCGCGGCCGCGCTCGCCGCCGGCGCGGCCGGCGGAGTGGCGCTCCTGCTCCTGCTCGCGCCACTCGGCTGCGTGTTCCACGGGCTCGCGCTCACGCCGGCGCGCGCGGCGATCGCGCTCGCGTGTGCGGCGCTCCTCCTGCCCGCGTTCCTCGCGCTCGAGGGCGGCGTGCGGCGCGGCGGCCTCGCGCGCGGCGTCGCACTCTCGCTCGCGGGACGGCTCCTCGTCGTCGGTGCGCTCGCCGCGGCGACGGCGCTCGGCGTGCTGCCGCGCGTCGTGTCGCTGATGCTGCCGATCCTCGGCTCGTTCCTGCTCGTGCTCGAGCTGCCGTGCGCGGCGATGCGCGCGGGCGGCGGCCGCGCGCTGCTCGCGGCGTCGTTCCAGGCGGTCGTGCTCGGCTGGGTGCTCGCGGCCGTCCTGCCCGTCTCGGTCTGA
- a CDS encoding MFS transporter — MLPLGGAAFLMFGFSLVLLGVCQPGIAQSLALDHTRFGLLGSALSAGIGTSVLASGWLVDRYPRRPIFVGSALLAGAALASVDDGMGFGRALAHVALLGAGCGVYDTLLNTVTVERWGENAVRPMSLLHAAVPLGAVVAPWLVHAAGGSGEWIAVSRAAGACYFALAAWAAFVPLPPPSARAPGAARAAPGSFTSAAFLALCAVAFAYIGIEAALTLFATPYAMGALALGEAEGGRAISGLWLGIGLGRLLLLLPTRGVDARLMAASGLAAAAVVGLGVLFEVRLVDWLLGACGVAVSAVFPLMIALAGRLVPQAPGRAVGLVAGLGSIGGFALPWITGALSDAVGIAAGFGSLALWCAAIAAAAVVAHRAHPTTR, encoded by the coding sequence ATGCTCCCCCTCGGCGGCGCCGCGTTCCTGATGTTCGGCTTCTCGCTCGTGCTGCTCGGCGTGTGCCAGCCGGGCATCGCGCAGTCGCTCGCGCTCGACCACACGCGCTTCGGCCTGCTCGGGTCGGCGCTCTCGGCGGGCATCGGGACGAGCGTGCTCGCCTCGGGCTGGCTCGTGGATCGCTACCCGCGCCGGCCGATCTTCGTCGGCTCGGCGCTGCTCGCGGGCGCCGCGCTCGCGAGCGTCGACGACGGCATGGGCTTCGGCCGCGCGCTCGCGCACGTGGCGCTCCTCGGCGCGGGCTGCGGCGTGTACGACACGCTGCTCAACACGGTGACCGTCGAGCGGTGGGGCGAGAACGCGGTGCGCCCGATGTCGCTCCTCCACGCGGCCGTTCCCCTCGGCGCCGTCGTCGCGCCGTGGCTCGTGCACGCGGCGGGCGGGAGCGGCGAGTGGATCGCCGTCTCGCGCGCGGCGGGCGCATGTTATTTCGCGCTCGCGGCGTGGGCCGCGTTCGTGCCGCTGCCGCCGCCCTCGGCGCGCGCACCGGGCGCGGCGCGGGCCGCGCCCGGGAGCTTCACGAGCGCGGCCTTCCTCGCGCTCTGCGCCGTCGCGTTCGCGTACATCGGGATCGAGGCCGCGCTCACGCTGTTCGCGACGCCCTACGCGATGGGCGCGCTCGCGCTCGGCGAGGCCGAGGGCGGCCGCGCGATCAGCGGGCTGTGGCTCGGCATCGGGCTCGGGAGGCTCCTGCTCCTGCTGCCGACGCGCGGCGTCGACGCGCGGCTCATGGCGGCGTCGGGCCTCGCGGCCGCGGCCGTGGTCGGGCTCGGCGTGCTCTTCGAGGTGCGCCTCGTCGACTGGCTGCTCGGCGCGTGCGGCGTCGCGGTGTCGGCCGTCTTCCCGCTCATGATCGCGCTCGCGGGAAGGCTCGTGCCGCAGGCGCCGGGGCGCGCCGTCGGCCTCGTCGCCGGCCTCGGCTCGATCGGCGGCTTCGCGCTGCCGTGGATCACGGGCGCGCTGTCGGACGCGGTGGGCATCGCGGCCGGCTTCGGGAGCCTCGCGCTGTGGTGCGCGGCGATCGCGGCCGCCGCCGTCGTCGCGCACCGCGCGCACCCGACGACTCGTTAG
- a CDS encoding DMT family protein produces MPAVVKAVLLLVLSNAFMTYAWYGHLRDLAGRPAFVVALVAWGVAFFEYQLQVPANRIGYTALSLPQLKILQEIVSLAVFAPFSIFYMRAPIHSDFLWAGLCLLGAVFFLFRSSWLGAPAA; encoded by the coding sequence ATGCCCGCCGTCGTGAAAGCCGTCCTGCTGCTCGTCCTCTCCAACGCGTTCATGACCTACGCCTGGTACGGCCACCTGCGCGACCTCGCCGGCCGCCCGGCCTTCGTCGTCGCGCTCGTCGCCTGGGGCGTCGCGTTCTTCGAGTACCAGCTCCAGGTGCCGGCGAACCGCATCGGCTACACGGCGCTCTCGCTCCCGCAGCTCAAGATCCTGCAGGAGATCGTCTCGCTCGCGGTGTTCGCGCCGTTCTCCATCTTCTACATGCGCGCGCCCATCCACTCGGACTTCCTGTGGGCGGGGCTCTGCCTGCTCGGCGCCGTGTTCTTCCTGTTCCGCTCCTCGTGGCTCGGCGCGCCGGCGGCCTGA
- a CDS encoding TSUP family transporter, producing MTLDVAVVGAAAFGASLVSLFSGFGLGTLLMPVFALFFPVDVAIASTAVVHAANNLFKFGLLARGARREVVARFGVPAVVAAFAGAAVLTELAQSDALAPLATWQLGGRTAHVTPLGLVVGLAIVAFSLADLVPGVARLEAPARWLPLGGALSGFFGGLSGHQGALRAIFLAPLGLAPAEFAATQAVIALLVDGARLAVYGVAFGATMRGDASIPWTNVAAATACAFAGAYLGKRLLPKTTVGALRALVGALLLVVGAALATGLA from the coding sequence GTGACGCTCGACGTCGCCGTCGTCGGCGCAGCCGCATTCGGCGCGTCGCTCGTGTCGCTCTTCTCGGGCTTCGGGCTCGGCACGCTCCTGATGCCGGTCTTCGCGCTCTTCTTCCCGGTCGACGTCGCGATCGCGTCGACGGCGGTGGTGCACGCCGCGAACAACCTGTTCAAGTTCGGGCTGCTCGCGCGCGGTGCGCGGCGCGAGGTCGTCGCGCGCTTCGGCGTGCCGGCCGTCGTCGCCGCGTTCGCGGGCGCGGCGGTGCTCACGGAGCTCGCGCAGTCCGACGCGCTCGCGCCGCTCGCGACCTGGCAGCTCGGCGGGCGCACGGCGCACGTCACACCGCTCGGCCTCGTCGTCGGCCTCGCGATCGTCGCGTTCTCGCTCGCCGACCTCGTGCCCGGCGTCGCGCGTCTCGAGGCGCCGGCGCGCTGGCTGCCGCTCGGCGGCGCGCTCTCGGGCTTCTTCGGCGGCCTCTCGGGACATCAGGGCGCGCTGCGCGCGATCTTCCTGGCGCCGCTCGGGCTCGCGCCGGCCGAGTTCGCGGCGACGCAGGCGGTGATCGCGCTGCTCGTCGACGGCGCGCGCCTCGCCGTCTACGGCGTCGCGTTCGGCGCGACGATGCGCGGCGACGCGTCGATCCCGTGGACGAACGTCGCGGCGGCGACCGCGTGCGCGTTCGCGGGCGCCTACCTCGGGAAGCGCCTCCTCCCGAAGACGACGGTCGGCGCGCTGCGCGCGCTCGTCGGCGCGCTGCTCCTCGTCGTGGGCGCGGCGCTCGCGACGGGCCTCGCCTAG
- a CDS encoding VOC family protein gives MIAGAAYVHTNIVARDWRALARFYEAVLGCVPVPPERDYAGPALEAGTGLASARLRGAHLRLPGCGPDGPTLEIYTYDEQLPGLPTAVNRPGLTHIAFAVADVAAARDEVLANGGAPVGDVVELVAATGARVTWCYVADPEGNMIELQSWRPPEPAAADRGA, from the coding sequence GTGATCGCGGGCGCCGCCTACGTCCACACCAACATCGTCGCGCGCGACTGGCGCGCGCTCGCGCGCTTCTACGAGGCCGTGCTCGGCTGCGTGCCCGTGCCGCCCGAGCGCGACTACGCGGGCCCGGCCCTCGAAGCGGGAACGGGCCTCGCGAGCGCGCGGCTGCGCGGCGCGCACCTGCGCCTGCCCGGCTGCGGCCCCGACGGGCCGACGCTCGAGATCTACACCTACGACGAGCAGCTTCCGGGCCTTCCCACGGCGGTGAACCGCCCGGGCCTCACGCACATCGCGTTCGCCGTGGCCGACGTCGCGGCGGCACGCGACGAGGTGCTCGCGAACGGCGGCGCGCCGGTCGGGGACGTCGTCGAGCTCGTCGCGGCGACGGGGGCGCGCGTCACCTGGTGCTATGTCGCGGACCCCGAAGGCAACATGATCGAGCTGCAGTCCTGGCGGCCGCCCGAACCCGCGGCGGCCGACCGCGGCGCGTGA
- a CDS encoding GNAT family protein produces MSGRAARAPGAKEGARARAARGPKARAFDAPGARDLALRAPDARDEVAFVAAARRSGALHRPFVHAPSTPDAFRAWLLRAREPGRACHVLVDRRTRALVGVVNLNEIAHGALQSACLGYYAFAPFEGRGLLRAGVALAVARAFGALGLHRVEANIQPANARSIALVRALGFRCEGLSPRYLKVGGRWRDHERWALLREEWRAAPPRRA; encoded by the coding sequence GTGAGCGGGCGGGCCGCGCGAGCACCGGGGGCGAAGGAGGGCGCGCGGGCGCGCGCCGCGCGCGGCCCGAAGGCGCGGGCGTTCGATGCCCCGGGCGCGCGCGACCTCGCGCTGCGCGCGCCCGACGCGCGCGACGAGGTGGCCTTCGTCGCCGCCGCGCGGCGGAGCGGCGCGCTGCACCGCCCGTTCGTCCACGCGCCGTCGACGCCGGACGCGTTCCGCGCCTGGCTCCTCCGCGCGCGCGAGCCCGGGCGCGCGTGCCACGTGCTCGTCGACCGCCGCACGCGCGCGCTCGTCGGCGTCGTGAACCTGAACGAGATCGCGCACGGCGCGCTCCAGTCGGCCTGCCTCGGCTACTACGCGTTCGCGCCCTTCGAGGGGCGCGGCCTCCTGCGCGCGGGCGTCGCGCTCGCCGTCGCGCGCGCGTTCGGCGCGCTCGGCCTGCACCGCGTCGAGGCGAACATCCAGCCGGCGAACGCGCGCTCGATCGCGCTCGTGCGCGCGCTCGGGTTCCGCTGCGAAGGGCTCTCGCCGCGCTACCTGAAGGTGGGCGGGCGCTGGCGCGACCACGAGCGCTGGGCGCTCCTGCGCGAGGAGTGGCGCGCGGCGCCCCCGCGCCGCGCGTAG
- a CDS encoding GNAT family N-acetyltransferase codes for MPTIVPFDREHLEAVVRLALRAWEPVFPSIEEAMGTEIFRAQVADWRASQTAAVEAACTDGGGEAFVALIAGEVAGFVALRTHAADRMGEIHMIAVDPRHQRRGIAAAMTRFALARFAQAGLTTAMVETGGDPGHAPARSTYEAAGFRHVPVARYFKKL; via the coding sequence GTGCCGACGATCGTCCCCTTCGACCGCGAGCACCTCGAAGCGGTCGTGCGCCTCGCGCTGCGCGCGTGGGAGCCCGTGTTCCCGTCGATCGAGGAGGCGATGGGCACGGAGATCTTCCGCGCGCAGGTCGCCGACTGGCGCGCGAGCCAGACCGCGGCCGTCGAGGCCGCGTGCACGGACGGCGGGGGCGAGGCGTTCGTCGCGCTCATTGCGGGCGAGGTCGCGGGCTTCGTCGCGCTCCGCACGCACGCGGCCGACCGCATGGGCGAGATCCACATGATCGCCGTCGACCCGCGCCACCAGCGCCGCGGCATCGCGGCGGCGATGACGCGCTTCGCGCTCGCGCGCTTCGCGCAGGCGGGCCTGACGACGGCGATGGTGGAGACGGGCGGCGACCCGGGGCACGCGCCCGCGCGCAGCACGTACGAGGCCGCGGGCTTCCGGCACGTGCCGGTCGCGCGCTACTTCAAGAAGCTGTGA
- a CDS encoding DUF1990 domain-containing protein — MTFATLRRPTPAAIDAVLGDAARPFGYREVGATSYVGAPLPQHLAARYDVDHHLFAIGRGRDTYARARRALAQWRHFEIPWLELHGARGEVAPGQTVATLVRVLGVWLVSPCRVVHAALDEGASDVASFAYGTLRGHPLRGEERFTVAYDPATKEVTYEIAVFSAPEIALARLGRPFARRLQRRFVAASARALARAASPPR, encoded by the coding sequence ATGACGTTCGCGACGCTGCGGCGCCCGACGCCGGCCGCGATCGACGCGGTGCTCGGCGACGCTGCGCGTCCGTTCGGCTACCGGGAGGTCGGCGCGACGTCGTACGTCGGCGCCCCGCTGCCCCAGCACCTCGCCGCGCGCTACGACGTCGACCACCACCTCTTCGCGATCGGCCGCGGCCGCGACACCTACGCGCGCGCGCGCCGCGCACTCGCGCAGTGGCGTCACTTCGAGATCCCCTGGCTCGAGCTGCACGGCGCGCGTGGCGAGGTCGCGCCGGGCCAGACGGTCGCGACGCTCGTGCGCGTCCTCGGCGTGTGGCTCGTGAGCCCGTGCCGCGTCGTCCACGCGGCACTCGACGAAGGCGCGAGCGACGTCGCGTCCTTCGCCTACGGAACGCTGCGCGGCCACCCGCTTCGCGGCGAGGAGCGCTTCACCGTCGCCTACGACCCCGCGACGAAGGAGGTCACGTACGAGATCGCGGTGTTCTCGGCGCCGGAGATCGCGCTCGCGCGGCTCGGCCGCCCGTTCGCGCGCCGCCTCCAGCGCCGCTTCGTCGCCGCCTCGGCCCGCGCGCTCGCGCGCGCGGCGTCGCCGCCTCGCTGA
- a CDS encoding GFA family protein, whose translation MMRGSCLCGGVRYEVTGPFGPAIHCHCSQCRKASGSSFATNASVAASDFRIVAGEELLGRYESSPGQLRCFCSRCGSPVVKLYAGDVPFVRVRLGTLDDDAGIEVREHFHVGSKAPWTRILDDLPQHP comes from the coding sequence ATGATGCGAGGAAGCTGCCTGTGCGGCGGGGTCCGCTACGAGGTCACGGGCCCGTTCGGCCCGGCGATCCACTGTCACTGCTCGCAGTGCCGGAAGGCTTCGGGCAGCTCGTTCGCGACGAACGCGAGTGTCGCAGCGAGCGACTTCCGGATCGTCGCGGGCGAGGAGCTGCTCGGGCGGTACGAGTCGTCACCCGGCCAGCTCCGCTGCTTCTGCTCGCGCTGCGGCTCGCCGGTCGTGAAGCTCTACGCGGGCGACGTCCCCTTCGTGCGCGTGCGCCTCGGAACGCTCGACGACGACGCGGGCATCGAGGTGCGCGAGCACTTCCACGTGGGCTCGAAGGCGCCGTGGACGCGGATCCTCGACGACCTGCCGCAGCACCCGTGA
- a CDS encoding HAD-IA family hydrolase: MIEHVIFDLDGTLADSAPGITACLAHAIRVLGAAPPSFGELRAFIGTPLEEIFAAVVPDACDDDVASAVDAYRVEYRRSGAARSPLFPGIPEALDALRERGHRLAVATAKRHDEAATVVRGLGLAGRFDAVVGSDRARGVRSKTDVLRACVEELGARPARIAMVGDRHHDVRAARELGAFSIGVAWGYGARAELDGAHAIANAPRDLLDLVARAA, encoded by the coding sequence GTGATCGAGCACGTGATCTTCGACCTCGACGGAACGCTCGCGGACTCCGCGCCCGGCATCACCGCGTGCCTCGCGCACGCGATCCGCGTGCTCGGTGCCGCGCCGCCCTCGTTCGGCGAGCTGCGCGCGTTCATCGGCACGCCGCTCGAGGAGATCTTCGCAGCGGTCGTGCCCGACGCGTGCGACGACGACGTCGCATCGGCGGTCGACGCCTATCGCGTCGAGTACCGCCGCTCGGGTGCGGCGCGGAGCCCGCTGTTCCCGGGGATCCCGGAAGCGCTCGACGCGCTTCGCGAGCGCGGGCACCGGCTCGCGGTCGCGACGGCGAAGCGCCACGACGAGGCCGCCACCGTCGTGCGCGGCCTCGGCCTCGCGGGCCGGTTCGACGCGGTCGTCGGGAGCGACCGGGCGCGGGGCGTCCGCTCCAAGACGGACGTGCTCCGCGCCTGTGTCGAGGAGCTCGGCGCGCGGCCCGCGCGCATCGCGATGGTCGGCGATCGGCACCACGACGTCCGCGCGGCGCGCGAGCTCGGCGCATTCTCGATCGGCGTCGCATGGGGATACGGCGCGCGCGCCGAGCTCGACGGCGCGCACGCGATCGCGAATGCGCCGCGCGATCTCCTCGACCTCGTCGCGCGGGCCGCGTAG
- a CDS encoding GNAT family N-acetyltransferase yields the protein MLLDLRRATPDDADDIARVHVASWQAAYRGVVPDSVLEALDPVVRARQWAANIAEPVRHVALARAGGRVVGFCSSQPRRDEGLGERVAEITAIYVAPRAWGQGVGRALLAAELPRLASAGFVAVVLWVLDANARAQRFYRAAGFAADGARRLALGELAIPEHRLTRPLDGAFGSPGDADGRRGLATDGPAA from the coding sequence GTGCTCCTCGATCTCCGCCGCGCGACGCCCGACGACGCCGACGACATCGCGCGCGTGCACGTCGCGAGCTGGCAGGCCGCGTACCGTGGCGTGGTTCCCGACTCCGTACTCGAAGCGCTCGACCCGGTCGTGCGAGCGCGACAGTGGGCCGCGAACATCGCGGAGCCGGTGCGCCACGTCGCGCTGGCGCGCGCGGGCGGTCGTGTCGTCGGGTTCTGCAGCTCGCAGCCGCGGCGCGACGAAGGCCTGGGGGAGCGCGTCGCCGAGATCACGGCGATCTACGTCGCGCCGCGTGCGTGGGGGCAGGGCGTCGGGCGCGCGCTCCTCGCAGCCGAGCTGCCGCGGCTCGCGTCGGCGGGCTTCGTCGCGGTCGTGCTCTGGGTGCTCGACGCGAATGCGCGCGCGCAGCGCTTCTATCGTGCGGCGGGCTTCGCGGCCGACGGCGCACGACGGCTCGCGCTCGGCGAGCTCGCGATTCCCGAGCACCGCTTGACGCGTCCGCTCGACGGCGCGTTCGGGTCGCCCGGCGACGCCGACGGTCGCCGCGGCCTCGCGACGGACGGGCCGGCGGCGTGA